In Bartonella bovis 91-4, the following proteins share a genomic window:
- a CDS encoding HlyD family secretion protein: protein MIRALRSKSTIVAFISGVAGILLILWAWKLPPFVSTIQITDNASVKGDVTLVSPQISGVVTHIYIQDYQRVEKGTVLFELDDTLFRQQLSQAQAIFDSKNAKLASVLLQTQLLQEEIDTAESELARLQKLSNVTFEVKNLKTEEARSSSSLSQLLAALEVKRRLQKQLDLERQSLQSDVAGAKVGVELAQLNLAHTKIVSPCAGQVGLVGARVGQYVLPGTQLVAVISDDIWIVANYKETQLAHMRIGQPVVFFVDALNNQKLTGRVVRFAPATGSEFSLLKTNAAVGNFTKIAQRISVRIDLDPGQIGAERLIPGMSVVTYVDTS from the coding sequence ATGATAAGGGCATTGCGGTCGAAATCGACAATTGTTGCGTTTATATCAGGAGTTGCTGGAATTTTATTAATTTTGTGGGCTTGGAAGCTTCCACCATTTGTGAGCACTATTCAAATAACAGATAATGCTTCAGTTAAGGGGGATGTTACTTTAGTAAGCCCGCAGATCTCTGGTGTGGTTACACATATTTATATTCAAGATTATCAAAGAGTTGAAAAGGGAACTGTTTTATTTGAACTGGATGATACTCTTTTTCGGCAACAACTTTCTCAAGCGCAGGCGATTTTTGATTCAAAAAATGCAAAGCTTGCAAGTGTTTTATTGCAAACTCAACTTTTGCAAGAAGAAATTGATACGGCAGAGTCAGAATTGGCACGTTTGCAAAAATTATCAAATGTTACTTTTGAAGTGAAAAATTTAAAAACTGAGGAGGCGCGCTCATCCTCTTCTCTTTCACAATTATTGGCGGCACTTGAAGTAAAGCGCCGATTGCAAAAACAATTGGATCTTGAACGGCAAAGTTTACAGTCAGATGTTGCTGGGGCAAAGGTTGGGGTTGAATTGGCACAGCTTAATTTAGCACATACCAAAATTGTTTCTCCTTGCGCTGGGCAGGTTGGGCTTGTTGGAGCGCGGGTGGGGCAATATGTTTTACCTGGGACGCAATTGGTGGCTGTTATTTCTGATGATATTTGGATTGTTGCCAATTATAAAGAAACTCAGCTTGCTCATATGCGCATTGGACAGCCTGTTGTTTTTTTTGTTGATGCGCTAAATAATCAAAAATTAACAGGTCGTGTCGTACGTTTTGCTCCTGCTACAGGTTCAGAGTTTTCATTGTTGAAGACGAATGCTGCGGTTGGAAATTTTACTAAAATTGCGCAACGTATTTCAGTTCGTATTGATTTAGATCCGGGGCAAATAGGGGCTGAGCGGCTTATTCCGGGTATGTCAGTGGTTACGTATGTAGATACTTCGTGA
- the atpC gene encoding ATP synthase F1 subunit epsilon: protein MENNRAKRFLFELISPEKLVFSDEVISVVLPSASGYLTVMANHAPLMVCLMPGSIRVLSSSGEKLFALCGGVANITPSRCSLLAEAVVSVDHLSFDDLEQRILKVRTALEEGSNDGNNDPVEEFLHQLTTVGGVLTAV from the coding sequence GTGGAAAACAATAGAGCAAAGCGTTTTTTGTTTGAGCTTATATCGCCTGAGAAACTTGTTTTTTCAGATGAAGTGATATCAGTTGTTCTTCCTTCAGCTTCAGGCTATTTGACAGTTATGGCCAATCATGCGCCTTTAATGGTTTGTCTTATGCCAGGAAGTATTCGCGTTTTATCATCTTCAGGTGAAAAGTTGTTTGCTCTTTGTGGAGGGGTTGCCAATATTACACCTTCAAGATGTTCTCTTTTGGCTGAGGCTGTTGTTTCTGTTGATCATCTTTCTTTTGATGATCTTGAACAGCGCATTTTGAAAGTTCGAACAGCGTTGGAAGAAGGTTCAAATGATGGGAACAATGATCCAGTGGAGGAATTTTTACATCAGCTGACGACTGTTGGTGGTGTGTTAACAGCGGTGTAG
- a CDS encoding MFS transporter — protein MNGKKSAIMSAKESEGGLSQSGPIFAGPLRKCFVYIFASFILQWAYGLGANMVQSNILQLSGNFRATLTETTWLVAAYMAPNVSVAIMLIKIRYQFGLRSFAELSILGFVLVCVLQLFVTDLHSALIIRFFAGIAAAPMASLAFLYMLEAFAPEKKFTVGLSLNYMNAALAVPLSRLISPYLLENNGGFSSLSAMEMGLVLVSLGCIFSLPLAPVACNKVIRKLDWVSYSLIAFGLGLNAMIMSVGKLYWWHEAPWIGWGLAIAILSLVIATIFELNREYPLIDLRWLFSKEMVQVVLVLLIFRILLSEQSTLAADFFGLFGLLNGDMAPMYFAVTIGTILGGGICVCFLRAGREDYFYFMSLSCLALGSYLDSYVNHLTRPEDLMLSQGLIGFGYALFLPPALFNGFVRANARGPSYVLSFIAIFLLTQVTGGLMSAAFFGSLQFIFAYKHFECLKQDVVVTDPLILNEINALLSSSYNALSPGSSGGGRFISDLIGQLKLTANILAYNDVFRLYFYIAIVVLIIFLVKIIYQLCPFIAWSRMGKIRQF, from the coding sequence ATGAACGGCAAAAAAAGCGCGATTATGTCTGCTAAAGAAAGTGAAGGGGGGCTTTCCCAGTCTGGTCCTATTTTTGCAGGGCCTTTGCGGAAGTGTTTTGTTTATATTTTTGCCTCTTTTATTTTGCAATGGGCTTATGGCTTAGGGGCAAATATGGTTCAATCCAATATTCTTCAACTTTCTGGTAATTTTCGTGCAACACTCACTGAAACGACATGGTTGGTTGCTGCTTATATGGCACCCAATGTTAGTGTTGCGATTATGTTGATTAAGATTCGCTATCAATTTGGGTTGCGATCTTTTGCTGAATTATCGATCCTTGGGTTTGTTTTGGTCTGTGTTTTGCAATTATTTGTCACAGATTTACATTCAGCTTTGATTATTCGCTTTTTTGCTGGTATCGCTGCAGCACCAATGGCTTCATTAGCGTTTTTATATATGTTGGAGGCTTTTGCACCGGAGAAGAAATTCACGGTGGGTCTTAGTTTAAATTATATGAATGCGGCTTTAGCGGTTCCTTTATCGCGTTTAATTTCACCTTATTTGTTGGAAAATAATGGAGGGTTTTCTAGCCTTTCGGCCATGGAAATGGGGCTTGTTTTAGTCAGTTTGGGGTGTATTTTTTCTCTTCCGCTTGCACCTGTTGCATGTAACAAAGTGATTAGAAAGCTCGATTGGGTAAGTTATAGTTTGATTGCATTTGGGCTGGGTTTAAATGCAATGATTATGTCTGTTGGCAAGCTTTATTGGTGGCATGAAGCGCCGTGGATTGGTTGGGGGCTTGCTATTGCAATTTTGTCGTTAGTGATTGCGACTATTTTTGAGTTAAATAGAGAGTATCCGTTGATTGATTTACGCTGGCTTTTTAGTAAGGAAATGGTGCAAGTTGTTTTAGTCTTGCTAATCTTTAGGATTCTTTTATCAGAGCAATCGACTTTAGCGGCAGATTTTTTTGGTCTTTTTGGTTTATTGAATGGTGATATGGCACCGATGTATTTTGCTGTTACCATTGGGACCATTTTAGGGGGTGGGATTTGTGTTTGTTTTTTACGAGCTGGCCGTGAAGACTATTTTTATTTTATGTCTTTAAGCTGTTTGGCGCTTGGGTCTTATTTAGATAGTTATGTAAATCACTTAACGCGCCCAGAGGATCTGATGTTGAGTCAAGGTTTGATAGGTTTTGGCTATGCACTTTTTTTACCTCCTGCTTTATTTAATGGGTTTGTGAGAGCAAATGCACGAGGCCCCAGTTATGTTTTAAGTTTTATTGCTATTTTTCTTTTAACTCAAGTGACGGGAGGGTTAATGAGTGCAGCTTTTTTTGGGAGTTTGCAATTTATTTTCGCCTATAAGCATTTTGAGTGTTTAAAGCAAGACGTTGTTGTGACAGATCCTCTTATTTTAAATGAGATAAATGCCTTATTATCGTCTTCTTATAATGCTTTAAGTCCTGGTAGCTCTGGGGGTGGGCGGTTTATATCTGATCTGATTGGGCAGTTAAAATTGACAGCAAATATTTTGGCTTATAACGATGTTTTTCGGCTTTATTTTTATATTGCGATAGTCGTATTAATTATTTTTCTTGTCAAAATTATTTATCAATTATGTCCTTTTATTGCATGGAGCCGAATGGGAAAAATAAGGCAATTTTAA
- the atpD gene encoding F0F1 ATP synthase subunit beta, whose amino-acid sequence MVKAVTSKKGASKAEEKKSAAHSGVKKTASKSQGSVKDSGNLTRTSSKSARVSRPVSGKGSVGEIRQVIGAVVDVQFEGELPNILNALETENMGNRLVLEVAQHLGENTVRTIAMDTTDGLVRGQKVFDTGAQICVPVGEGTLGRIMNVIGEPVDNAGPIVATKTRSIHQEAPEYIEQSTESEILVTGIKVVDLLAPYAKGGKIGLFGGAGVGKTVLIMELINNIAKAHGGYSVFAGVGERTREGNDLYYEMIESRVNVNPKDNKGSAAGSKCALVYGQMNEPPGARARVALSGLTIAESFRDEGQDVLFFVDNMFRFTQAGSEVSALLGRIPSAVGYQPTLATEMGTLQERITSTKTGSITSVQAIYVPADDLTDPAPATSFAHLDATTVLSRAIAEKGIYPAVDPLDSSSRMLDPLVVGEEHYAVASQVQTILQRYKSLQDIIAILGMDELSEEDKALVGRARKIERFLSQPFHVAEVFTGSPGKLVPLQDTIKGFKGLCAGDYDDLPEAAFYMVGSIDEAIEKGKRLMVEASL is encoded by the coding sequence ATGGTAAAAGCAGTGACGTCAAAAAAAGGAGCATCAAAAGCTGAAGAAAAAAAATCAGCCGCTCATTCAGGCGTAAAAAAAACCGCCTCGAAGTCTCAAGGAAGTGTCAAGGATTCTGGTAATCTTACACGCACTTCTTCTAAGTCTGCTCGTGTTTCTAGGCCTGTTTCTGGCAAGGGGTCGGTTGGTGAAATTAGGCAGGTGATTGGAGCTGTTGTTGATGTACAGTTTGAAGGAGAATTGCCGAATATTCTTAATGCTTTAGAAACTGAAAATATGGGCAACCGGCTGGTTTTGGAAGTGGCGCAACATTTAGGTGAAAACACGGTTCGTACCATTGCGATGGATACAACCGATGGTCTTGTGCGTGGACAAAAGGTTTTTGATACAGGAGCACAGATTTGCGTTCCTGTTGGAGAAGGCACACTTGGTCGTATTATGAATGTGATTGGGGAGCCGGTTGATAATGCTGGTCCAATTGTTGCAACTAAAACGCGTTCAATTCACCAAGAAGCACCTGAATATATTGAGCAATCAACAGAATCAGAGATTCTTGTTACAGGTATTAAAGTTGTTGATCTTTTAGCGCCTTATGCCAAGGGTGGTAAAATTGGTTTATTTGGTGGTGCTGGTGTTGGTAAAACTGTGTTGATTATGGAATTAATCAACAATATTGCCAAGGCGCATGGTGGTTATTCCGTGTTTGCAGGTGTGGGGGAGCGTACACGTGAGGGCAATGATCTTTATTATGAAATGATCGAAAGTCGTGTAAATGTGAATCCTAAAGACAATAAGGGTTCTGCTGCGGGATCAAAATGTGCGCTTGTTTATGGGCAGATGAATGAACCACCAGGAGCACGTGCACGTGTTGCGCTTTCAGGTTTGACGATTGCGGAAAGTTTTCGCGATGAAGGTCAAGATGTTTTGTTCTTTGTGGATAATATGTTTCGTTTTACACAGGCAGGTTCGGAAGTTTCAGCTCTTTTAGGGCGCATTCCTTCTGCTGTGGGATATCAGCCAACTTTGGCAACAGAGATGGGGACTTTGCAAGAACGTATTACCAGTACTAAAACAGGTTCTATTACGTCTGTTCAGGCCATTTATGTTCCTGCTGATGATTTGACTGATCCAGCGCCTGCGACATCTTTTGCGCACTTGGATGCAACAACAGTTCTTTCTCGTGCGATTGCTGAGAAAGGTATTTATCCAGCGGTGGATCCACTTGATTCTTCTTCACGTATGTTGGATCCATTGGTAGTTGGTGAGGAGCATTATGCTGTTGCATCTCAAGTCCAGACGATTTTGCAGCGTTATAAATCTTTGCAAGATATTATTGCTATTCTTGGAATGGATGAACTTTCTGAAGAAGATAAGGCTCTGGTAGGGCGAGCACGTAAAATTGAACGTTTCCTTTCACAACCTTTCCATGTGGCTGAAGTTTTTACTGGTTCTCCTGGAAAGCTTGTACCTTTACAAGACACCATTAAGGGGTTTAAAGGTCTTTGTGCTGGTGATTATGATGATTTACCAGAAGCAGCTTTTTATATGGTTGGTTCAATTGATGAAGCAATTGAAAAGGGTAAGCGTTTAATGGTAGAAGCTTCTTTATAA
- the atpH gene encoding ATP synthase F1 subunit delta: MSDSFSRMPLPLVSRRYAEALFDLVQEAGYVKDFEKAFTSFLDVLDRNTDLKRLIQSPFFSTKEQVQTLDSMCESFRFSDKEAGQIMRNFLRIIVENRRLFALSDILRAFQYRVASFRRELSVHIISAHPLDVHQQEELRVALEGVVGRKISLRLSVDSTILGGLIVRLGSCQIDASLEGKLSSLKLALKKEVS; encoded by the coding sequence GTGTCGGATTCATTTTCTCGTATGCCGTTGCCATTAGTGAGCCGACGTTATGCGGAAGCGCTTTTTGATTTGGTTCAAGAAGCAGGCTATGTTAAAGATTTTGAAAAGGCATTTACATCTTTTTTAGATGTTTTGGATCGCAATACAGATTTAAAGCGCTTAATACAAAGCCCATTTTTTTCAACAAAAGAGCAAGTTCAAACACTTGATTCTATGTGTGAAAGCTTTAGGTTTTCTGATAAAGAGGCGGGCCAAATTATGCGCAATTTTTTGCGTATTATTGTGGAAAATCGTCGGCTTTTTGCTTTGTCTGATATTTTACGTGCTTTTCAGTACCGTGTTGCTTCGTTTCGTAGGGAATTATCGGTACATATTATTTCTGCACATCCGTTGGATGTTCATCAACAAGAGGAGTTACGCGTGGCTTTGGAAGGTGTTGTTGGGAGGAAAATTTCGCTGCGCTTATCTGTCGATTCAACGATTTTGGGTGGGCTTATTGTCCGCTTGGGATCATGTCAGATTGATGCCTCTCTTGAAGGAAAATTGTCTTCGCTTAAGCTTGCATTGAAAAAAGAGGTCAGCTGA
- the rpmF gene encoding 50S ribosomal protein L32: MAVPKRKTSPSKRGMRRSADALKAPTYIEDKNSGELRRPHHIDLKTGMYRGRSVLPPKD, from the coding sequence ATGGCTGTACCTAAACGAAAAACTTCTCCATCGAAGCGGGGTATGCGCCGTTCGGCTGATGCCTTGAAAGCACCAACTTATATTGAAGATAAAAATTCTGGTGAATTGCGTCGCCCTCATCATATTGATTTAAAAACAGGTATGTACCGCGGACGTTCAGTTTTACCCCCTAAAGATTGA
- the ispG gene encoding flavodoxin-dependent (E)-4-hydroxy-3-methylbut-2-enyl-diphosphate synthase, translating to MSTPYYLSKPLERRRSVGVKVGDVVVGGDNPIVVQSMTNTDTADIDATVMQISALWRSGSQLVRVTVDRDEAAAAVPKIRERLERLGIFVPLVGDFHYIGHKLLAAHPACAEALSKYRINPGNVGFGSKKDRQFSEIIEMACRYHKPIRIGVNWGSLDEVLLTRLMDENAKQEKPLSTVEVMRESVVQSALHSAFFAEELGLGRDQIILSAKVSDVQDLIAVYGLLAERCDHALHLGLTEAGMGTKGIVASSVALGILLQQGIGDTIRISLTPEPGGERTQEVKVCQELLQVMGFRQFMPVVAACPGCGRTTSTVFQTLAQKIEADLCRNMPVWRQKYPGVEGLKVAVMGCIVNGPGESKHADIGISLPGTGEQPAAPVFIEGKKVKVLRGSRIAEEFEGILGDYIHTRFGQS from the coding sequence ATGAGCACGCCATATTATTTATCTAAGCCTTTGGAGCGCCGCCGATCTGTTGGAGTAAAAGTTGGTGATGTGGTTGTTGGTGGTGATAACCCGATTGTTGTTCAGTCTATGACGAATACAGATACTGCCGATATTGATGCGACAGTTATGCAAATTAGTGCTCTTTGGCGTTCAGGTTCGCAATTGGTGCGGGTAACTGTTGATCGGGATGAAGCGGCAGCGGCTGTGCCTAAAATACGTGAACGATTGGAACGGTTAGGCATTTTTGTGCCGTTGGTGGGGGATTTTCATTATATTGGACACAAACTTTTGGCAGCGCATCCTGCATGTGCTGAGGCTCTTTCAAAATATCGAATTAATCCTGGAAACGTTGGTTTTGGTTCAAAAAAAGATCGGCAGTTTAGTGAAATTATAGAGATGGCTTGCCGTTATCATAAACCAATACGCATTGGAGTAAATTGGGGGTCACTTGATGAGGTGTTATTAACCCGGCTGATGGATGAAAATGCAAAGCAAGAAAAACCTCTATCGACTGTGGAAGTGATGCGGGAATCTGTTGTTCAGTCAGCACTGCATTCAGCTTTTTTTGCTGAGGAGTTGGGATTGGGGCGTGATCAAATTATTCTCTCAGCTAAGGTGAGTGATGTACAAGATTTAATTGCTGTGTATGGTCTTTTAGCAGAACGTTGTGATCATGCTCTTCATTTGGGTTTGACAGAAGCGGGAATGGGAACAAAGGGGATTGTTGCTTCTTCAGTGGCTTTGGGAATTTTATTACAGCAAGGGATTGGTGATACAATTCGTATTTCACTTACACCTGAGCCAGGAGGTGAGAGGACCCAAGAGGTAAAGGTGTGCCAAGAGCTTTTGCAGGTTATGGGATTTCGACAATTTATGCCTGTTGTTGCTGCATGCCCTGGATGCGGGCGTACAACTTCAACGGTTTTTCAAACATTGGCGCAAAAAATCGAAGCTGATTTATGTAGGAATATGCCTGTTTGGCGTCAAAAATATCCTGGTGTTGAAGGTTTAAAGGTGGCTGTTATGGGATGTATTGTCAATGGACCGGGGGAATCAAAACATGCTGATATTGGCATTTCTCTGCCTGGAACAGGTGAACAACCAGCGGCTCCAGTTTTTATTGAAGGCAAAAAGGTAAAAGTTTTGCGTGGGTCCCGTATTGCTGAAGAGTTCGAAGGCATATTGGGTGATTATATTCACACGCGTTTTGGACAAAGCTAA
- the atpA gene encoding F0F1 ATP synthase subunit alpha — translation MDIRPSEISKILKEQIKNFDQKAEVSEIGWVLSVGNGIARVYGLDNVQAGEMVSFSNGVRGMALNLEMDNVGVVIFGSDRDIREGDCVKRLGAIIDVPVGPALLGRVVDALGNPLDGKGPIQTPHRRRVDVKAPGIIPRQSVHEPMVTGLKAIDALVPIGRGQRELVIGDRQTGKTAILLDAFLNQKSFHEKGAEHDQDKVYCIYVAIGQKRSTVAQFVKVLEERGALDYSIIVAATASDPAPMQFIAPLSGCAMGEYFRDNGKHALIGYDDLSKQAVAYREMSLLLRRPPGREAYPGDVFYLHSRLLERAAKLNADHGSGSLTALPVIETQANDVSAYIPTNVISITDGQIFLETNLFYQGIRPAINVGLSVSRVGSAAQIKAMKQVAGSIKGELAQYREMAAFAQFGSDLDASTQRLLNRGARLVELLKQKQFSPLKIQEQVVVIFAGVNGYLDSLAVCDVDRFEQGLLALLRRDYPDLLDAIGDQKQLTDTLKGKLVDVLDVYKKNFS, via the coding sequence ATGGATATTAGACCGTCTGAAATTTCAAAAATCCTAAAAGAGCAAATCAAGAACTTTGACCAAAAAGCTGAAGTTTCAGAAATTGGGTGGGTTTTGTCTGTAGGTAATGGTATCGCTCGCGTTTATGGTTTGGATAATGTCCAGGCGGGTGAAATGGTTTCCTTTTCAAATGGTGTGCGCGGTATGGCACTTAATTTGGAAATGGATAATGTCGGGGTTGTGATTTTTGGGTCAGATCGCGATATTCGTGAGGGTGATTGTGTTAAACGACTTGGGGCTATTATTGATGTTCCTGTAGGGCCGGCTTTGCTCGGACGTGTTGTGGACGCATTGGGTAACCCCCTTGATGGAAAGGGCCCTATTCAGACGCCACATCGTCGCCGGGTAGATGTGAAAGCCCCTGGCATTATTCCGCGCCAGTCTGTGCATGAGCCGATGGTGACGGGGTTGAAAGCGATTGATGCTTTAGTTCCTATTGGACGTGGTCAGCGTGAATTGGTGATTGGCGACCGTCAAACAGGGAAAACAGCAATTTTGCTTGATGCGTTTTTGAACCAAAAGTCTTTTCATGAAAAGGGTGCTGAGCACGATCAAGATAAAGTTTATTGTATTTATGTGGCTATTGGTCAAAAGCGTTCAACGGTTGCGCAATTTGTTAAAGTTTTGGAAGAGCGCGGAGCTCTTGACTATTCAATTATTGTGGCGGCTACGGCTTCTGATCCGGCACCGATGCAGTTTATTGCGCCTCTTTCTGGTTGTGCTATGGGGGAATATTTTCGCGATAATGGCAAGCATGCTTTGATTGGTTATGATGACCTTTCAAAACAGGCCGTAGCTTACCGCGAGATGTCTCTTTTGCTTCGTCGTCCGCCTGGTCGTGAAGCATACCCGGGAGATGTTTTTTATCTTCACTCTCGTCTTTTAGAGCGGGCTGCAAAGCTTAATGCTGATCATGGGAGTGGGTCTTTGACTGCTTTGCCAGTGATTGAGACGCAAGCCAATGACGTTTCTGCTTATATTCCGACAAATGTTATTTCAATTACAGATGGTCAGATTTTTCTAGAAACCAATTTATTTTATCAGGGAATACGCCCTGCTATTAATGTTGGTCTTTCTGTGTCACGTGTTGGTTCTGCCGCGCAAATTAAGGCAATGAAACAAGTTGCTGGCTCGATTAAAGGTGAATTAGCGCAATATCGTGAAATGGCAGCTTTTGCGCAGTTTGGTTCAGATTTAGACGCTTCAACGCAACGTCTTTTAAACCGTGGTGCTCGTTTGGTTGAGCTTTTGAAACAAAAGCAATTTTCGCCGCTTAAAATACAAGAACAAGTTGTTGTGATTTTTGCTGGTGTGAATGGTTATCTTGATTCATTGGCTGTTTGTGATGTTGATCGGTTTGAGCAGGGTTTGTTGGCGCTTTTACGTAGAGATTATCCAGATCTTTTAGATGCGATTGGTGATCAAAAACAACTTACAGATACTCTAAAGGGTAAATTGGTTGATGTTCTTGATGTTTACAAGAAGAATTTTTCTTAA
- a CDS encoding F0F1 ATP synthase subunit gamma → MASLKTLRDRIASVKATQKITKAMQMVAATKLHRAQEAAEAARPYAQCMADILVNVTADVDGGDAPRLMRGTGRDDVHLLVVCTAERGLCGAFNTHIARCAREHIRALISKGKEVKILTVGKKGADILRRDFKDLMIDHIDLRCVKSIGFADAKRIGERIVDLFNEGAFDVCTLFYSEFVSVINQRPTALGLIPFVVQKCSVGKVGVGGKGDGGEALQSAIYSYEPDAASLLETLILRNLSAQIFRALLENVAGEMGAKMSAMDSASRNAGEMINKLTVTYNRQRQAQITTELVEIIAGAEAL, encoded by the coding sequence ATGGCCTCACTAAAGACTTTAAGAGACCGTATTGCCTCAGTTAAGGCAACACAAAAGATTACCAAAGCCATGCAAATGGTTGCGGCTACAAAATTGCATCGTGCACAAGAGGCAGCTGAGGCTGCACGTCCTTATGCTCAGTGTATGGCTGATATTTTGGTTAATGTTACTGCTGATGTTGATGGGGGTGATGCACCGCGTTTAATGCGTGGTACGGGTCGTGATGATGTGCATCTTTTGGTGGTTTGCACGGCTGAGCGCGGTCTGTGCGGTGCTTTTAATACGCATATTGCTCGTTGTGCACGTGAACATATTCGCGCTCTTATCTCTAAGGGTAAAGAAGTTAAAATTTTAACTGTGGGCAAAAAAGGTGCTGATATTTTGCGCCGTGATTTTAAGGATCTTATGATTGATCATATTGATTTGCGGTGTGTAAAGTCTATAGGTTTTGCAGATGCAAAAAGAATTGGTGAGCGCATTGTTGATTTATTCAATGAGGGTGCCTTTGATGTATGTACGCTTTTTTACTCTGAATTTGTTTCTGTGATTAACCAGCGTCCAACAGCTTTGGGTTTAATTCCATTTGTTGTTCAAAAATGTTCTGTTGGAAAAGTTGGTGTTGGTGGGAAAGGGGATGGGGGGGAAGCTTTGCAGTCGGCCATTTATAGTTATGAGCCTGATGCAGCTTCTCTTTTGGAGACACTTATTTTACGTAATCTTTCTGCGCAAATTTTTCGTGCTTTGCTTGAAAATGTTGCTGGTGAAATGGGTGCAAAGATGAGTGCTATGGATAGTGCATCGCGCAATGCCGGTGAAATGATTAATAAATTGACAGTGACTTATAATCGTCAACGTCAGGCGCAGATTACCACAGAGTTAGTTGAAATTATTGCGGGCGCTGAAGCGCTTTAA
- a CDS encoding polyprenyl synthetase family protein, giving the protein MHEFTTLLAKHTDNIEKRLDTLLSNKIQNNEIARPEILIKAMRYGTLNGGKRLRPFLVIQSAALFDIPFEQSLDIGVALECVHCYSLIHDDLPAMDNDTLRRGKPTVHKEFNEATAILAGNALLTLAFEIIAHKACDLSLKIRIDLITALAQAAGLGGMLGGQMLDLEAENKPQDYHAIVMLQRMKTAALISFACQAGAIIGNASQTEIQQLATFGTHLGLAFQLTDDLLDVTMNTKTLGKTAGKDKEANKATLVSLHGIQKTQKKRDMLITQAEELLHPFGNKAKPLKQAAHFIATRNH; this is encoded by the coding sequence ATGCATGAATTCACGACCCTTCTTGCAAAACATACCGACAACATTGAAAAAAGACTTGATACGCTTTTAAGCAATAAAATCCAAAACAATGAAATTGCTCGTCCTGAAATCTTAATTAAAGCCATGCGTTATGGCACACTTAATGGCGGCAAACGTTTGCGCCCTTTTTTAGTTATCCAAAGTGCTGCACTTTTTGATATTCCCTTTGAACAATCTCTCGATATTGGTGTCGCATTGGAATGCGTTCATTGTTATTCGCTTATTCACGATGATCTTCCCGCCATGGATAACGACACACTCCGGCGTGGTAAACCCACCGTTCATAAAGAATTTAATGAAGCTACAGCCATTTTAGCAGGTAATGCCCTTTTAACCCTTGCTTTTGAAATTATTGCTCACAAAGCCTGTGATCTGAGCCTAAAAATAAGAATTGACCTTATCACAGCTCTTGCGCAAGCAGCAGGGCTTGGTGGTATGCTTGGCGGCCAAATGCTTGACCTTGAAGCCGAAAATAAACCACAAGATTATCATGCAATTGTTATGCTGCAACGCATGAAAACAGCCGCTCTTATAAGCTTTGCTTGCCAAGCAGGTGCTATAATCGGCAATGCTTCCCAAACAGAAATTCAACAACTTGCCACCTTTGGTACACATCTTGGGCTGGCTTTTCAATTAACAGACGACCTTCTTGATGTCACCATGAATACCAAAACTCTTGGCAAAACTGCTGGAAAAGATAAAGAAGCAAATAAAGCCACTTTAGTCAGTCTTCATGGGATTCAAAAAACACAAAAAAAACGAGATATGCTCATTACTCAAGCAGAAGAGCTTCTTCATCCCTTTGGTAATAAGGCTAAACCACTCAAACAAGCAGCACACTTTATTGCCACACGTAACCATTAA
- a CDS encoding CarD family transcriptional regulator: MASQQKKTSSVKGFSTSEYIVYPTHGVGQIIAIEEQEVAGHKLQLFVIHFAKDKMDVKVPVAKALSIGMRKLSESDSVERALKTLHGKARVKRAMWSRRAQEYDTKINSGNLVFIAEVVRDLFRSELQSEQSYSERQLYAAALDRMAREIAIINNLSETEAINLIEAHLTKEPKRKFKTGIDEKKGDSSAVYAA; the protein is encoded by the coding sequence ATGGCGTCCCAACAAAAAAAAACCTCCAGTGTTAAAGGGTTTTCAACTTCTGAATATATCGTCTACCCTACACATGGGGTGGGGCAAATTATAGCAATTGAAGAGCAGGAAGTTGCAGGGCATAAATTGCAACTTTTTGTCATCCATTTTGCTAAAGATAAAATGGATGTAAAAGTGCCAGTTGCAAAAGCCCTTTCTATTGGGATGCGTAAATTATCTGAGTCTGATTCTGTTGAGCGTGCATTAAAAACCCTACATGGGAAAGCACGTGTTAAACGGGCCATGTGGTCACGCCGTGCTCAAGAATATGACACGAAAATTAATTCAGGAAATCTCGTTTTCATCGCTGAGGTAGTGCGCGATCTTTTTCGTTCAGAACTGCAATCTGAGCAATCTTATTCCGAGCGTCAACTCTATGCTGCTGCACTTGATCGAATGGCTCGTGAAATTGCTATCATCAACAATCTTTCTGAAACAGAAGCCATCAATTTGATAGAGGCGCACCTTACCAAAGAACCCAAACGCAAATTTAAAACTGGAATCGATGAAAAAAAAGGTGATAGTAGTGCTGTCTATGCTGCGTGA